Proteins from one Natrinema salinisoli genomic window:
- a CDS encoding ABC transporter permease, translated as MLELTRYDGSRRIRGSVYLSIGLSLLAAMVIWVYPSFEAEVDLDQLLAAYPEPILQVMGVRTMASLGGFLSFELYTFGWIILLGLYLAYATAGTIADDVDRGRMDVLLAMPISRSRVVGERFAAMAVPIVGANLLPPIVVYVGARLIDHPIAAADVLAVHLLSIPYLFACAGIGLLASVVFDRAAIAQRVALGVTFALFLSESLLTGTDAEAIGAIAPMRYYDPNAVLIDGSYDLAGAGILLAMTVGFLVAAQFWFRRIDIS; from the coding sequence ATGCTTGAACTGACTCGGTACGACGGCAGCCGCCGGATTCGCGGCAGCGTCTATCTCTCGATCGGCCTGTCTCTGCTCGCCGCGATGGTCATCTGGGTCTATCCCTCGTTCGAGGCGGAGGTCGATCTCGACCAGTTGCTCGCGGCCTATCCGGAGCCAATCTTGCAGGTGATGGGCGTCCGGACGATGGCGAGCCTCGGCGGATTCCTCTCGTTCGAACTCTACACGTTCGGCTGGATCATCCTGCTCGGGCTCTATCTGGCCTACGCCACGGCGGGAACGATCGCCGACGACGTCGATCGCGGGCGGATGGACGTGCTGCTCGCGATGCCGATCTCCCGATCGCGAGTGGTCGGCGAGCGATTCGCCGCGATGGCGGTCCCGATCGTCGGGGCGAACCTCCTGCCGCCGATCGTCGTCTACGTCGGCGCTCGCCTGATCGACCACCCCATCGCCGCCGCGGACGTGCTCGCGGTCCACCTGCTTTCGATCCCCTATCTGTTCGCCTGCGCCGGGATCGGCCTGCTCGCGTCGGTGGTTTTCGATCGGGCGGCGATCGCCCAGCGCGTTGCGCTGGGCGTCACGTTTGCACTGTTCCTCTCCGAATCGTTGCTCACCGGGACCGACGCCGAGGCGATCGGCGCGATCGCACCGATGCGCTACTACGATCCCAACGCGGTCCTCATCGACGGGAGCTACGACCTCGCCGGCGCGGGAATCCTCCTCGCCATGACCGTCGGCTTCCTCGTCGCAGCCCAGTTCTGGTTTCGGCGGATCGACATCTCCTGA
- a CDS encoding arsenic resistance protein — protein MRSTEWIQRHQIAMYAVAVALAVGIGGGKPATAPLFERLITPVLAVLLYVTFLEIPFIRFREAFTNGRFMAGALGMNFLVVPVVVYALTRFLPREPVLLVGAFMVLLTPCIDYVIPFTDLADGDAEQITAATPALLILQFLLLPVYLWLFMGSQIASVVDPEPFLEAFLTLIVLPLTLAWLTELGATRSGTARRWQSAMGWLPVPTMAATLLVVIASQFPRVQGSIGQIAAVVPVYVAFLVVMPLLGRVAAGLLRMDVGESRALVFTSVTRNSLVVLPLALALPAGYELAPAVVVTQTLVELTGMVVLTRVVPAWLVTKPPEPISIPGTAPEE, from the coding sequence ATGCGTTCGACGGAGTGGATACAACGCCACCAGATCGCTATGTACGCGGTCGCGGTTGCCCTCGCCGTCGGAATCGGCGGGGGGAAACCGGCGACGGCACCGCTCTTCGAGCGACTCATCACTCCCGTCCTGGCGGTACTGCTGTACGTGACCTTCCTCGAGATCCCGTTCATCCGATTTCGCGAGGCGTTCACGAACGGTCGGTTCATGGCCGGCGCACTCGGGATGAACTTCCTCGTCGTCCCGGTCGTCGTCTACGCACTCACCCGCTTCCTCCCGCGGGAGCCGGTGCTTCTCGTCGGCGCGTTCATGGTGTTGCTGACGCCCTGTATCGACTACGTGATCCCGTTTACCGACCTCGCTGACGGGGACGCCGAGCAGATCACTGCCGCGACGCCGGCGCTCCTGATCCTGCAGTTCCTCCTCCTGCCGGTCTACCTCTGGCTGTTCATGGGGAGTCAGATCGCTTCCGTCGTCGACCCCGAGCCGTTCCTCGAGGCGTTCCTCACCCTCATCGTCCTGCCGCTGACGCTCGCGTGGCTCACCGAACTGGGTGCGACGCGGTCGGGGACCGCCCGCCGATGGCAGTCGGCGATGGGGTGGCTGCCGGTCCCCACGATGGCCGCGACCCTGCTGGTCGTGATCGCCTCGCAGTTCCCGCGCGTCCAGGGTTCGATCGGGCAGATCGCAGCGGTCGTCCCGGTGTACGTCGCGTTTCTCGTCGTCATGCCGCTTCTCGGGCGCGTTGCGGCCGGACTCCTCCGGATGGACGTCGGTGAAAGCCGCGCGCTCGTCTTTACGTCCGTTACGCGGAACTCGCTGGTCGTGCTCCCGCTGGCGCTCGCACTGCCGGCGGGCTACGAACTCGCACCGGCGGTCGTCGTCACGCAGACCCTCGTGGAACTGACCGGCATGGTCGTCCTCACTCGAGTCGTCCCGGCGTGGCTCGTTACCAAGCCCCCAGAGCCGATCTCGATTCCCGGCACCGCACCCGAGGAGTGA